The Stutzerimonas stutzeri genome segment TCGATTGCGGTCCACCCTATGGGCCAGCCCATGAGCCACTCGACAAACTCGGGGTTCAGCCGGCCATTCTTCCCATCTCGCTCTACCCAGTAGTCCAAACGATTGCGAAGGCGAGTCCGACCATCCACCCGGGTAAGCGCTTTCGCCGATGATCCTTTGCACATTGCCACTGAGGGGGTTGGAAACGTCTCTCCCGACCAGCCAGGCGCGATGGCGTGTGTGAGGCGCGCCGAGTTCGCGTGCTGAAAGACATAGCCACTGCGCGTCATACCCCAGTTCGGTAAGATCGCCGAGGACCACGGCAAGACCTCGTCCCACAAGCAGCGGTGAGTTCTCCAGTTCGACGAGGGGAGGTCGTACCTCACTGATGATTCGCGCCATTTGCTTCCATAGGCCTGACCTCGGTCCTTCAATGCCGGTACCGGGCCCGCTCGCTGAGATGTCTTGGCACGGAAACCCGCCCGAAACCACGTCAACAAGGCCTCGCCACGGCCTTCCGTCAAAACTGCACACGTCAGACCAAATCGGGAAAGCTGGGAGGCATCCATCGTTTTGTCGTTGCGCCAGAACTTGTGCTGCGTAGGCATCACGCTCAACGGCGCAGACGGTGCGCCATCCCAAGAGGTGGCCGCCGAGAATTCCTCCACCAGCGCCCGCGAAAAGAGCCAACTCATTCATGGCACCTCACATGCACTGCGGCGCAGCCGCGCCGGTGTGGGCTTCGTCCACGCGTTCCCAGGTGCTGAGCGCCTGGCTTCGGTGGGTGGCGTGCATCAGCTCCAGCAGTTTGCCGTGGTACTGAATGCAGGCGTGTTCGCTGGTCCAGCGAGGCAGGGTCGCCGGTAGTGGCTTGACGCCGGCGAGGCAGGGCCAGCTTTCGGCGTGTTCGGGCATGAGGTCGCGGCGCTCGGTGGCGAGGGCGATCATGTCGGCCTGGTAGATGCTGGTTGGCAGGGTTGAGTCGATGTTGAAGCGGTCGCAGACGGCCAGCCAGATACCGTGCTCGATCTCGCTGTAGTCAGGCAGCAGCGCCTTGAGCGGGCGCACCATGTCGCCGACATAGGCCTCGGTGGCGTCGTGCAGCAGCGCCTTGAGCGGGCGCACCATGTCGCCGACATAGGCCTCGGTGGCGTCGTGCAGCAGCGCGGCGAGTTGGTGCTCGGCCGGGACAATGCTGGCCACCAGCAGGCTGTGCTGCGCGACCGAGTAATGGTGCCGAGTGTGGCCGTTGAAGCGGCAGACGTGCGCCAGGGCGTGGGCGATGTCGATGGTGCTGATCAGCTCCGCGCGCGGGGCCAGCAGGTCGAAGCGCTTGCCGGTGTGGGTGAGTATCCAGCTCATTGCTGACCCCCAGCTACTTCATTGCGGACCCGCTTCATCGCATCCTTGTACGACATGATGCGGCGCTCAAAGGGGGCGAACGGACCCTCGGAGTTTGTCAAAACCAAGGTGTCCTTAGCGGGCGCATGCATGCCCGGCTCCCAATCGTCCAGGATGTTCTTTAGGCCTAGCGCTGAAGCTATGGCGTTTGCGTTTCGCGTCTTACCGCAGGCCTTGGGACCGTAAACGAGATAGCTTTTCTGGCTCATGCAACTTGCTCCTGCGCGAGGGTGGTCTGGGCGGCCCAGTAGCGGTTGAACATGGCCAGTGCGAAGGCGGCGAGTTGTTCGCAGCTCTTGGCCTGGTCAGTGGCGCCGAGGTTGCCGAAGGTTTGCGCGGCGAGGCTGAGCTTGGCGGCGATGGCGGTCAGGTGGGCGGCGTCCTCTTCGCTGATGGCGACGGCGTTGTAGCGGCTCACGGCGGCGAGGGCTTCGGCGACCTGGGCGCGCAAGCGGGTGAGTTCCTCGCTGCGCAGGTCCGACTCTTCCGTCAGGGCCTCGATGGCCTGGGCGGCGTTGAGGCGGCTGAGGGTGTGTTCGTGCTCGGAGCGCTTCAGCTTGTGGCGCCACAGTTCGTTCTCGTCTGCGCGGGCCTGGCAGATGCGGCTGATCTCTTGGCGGTGCGCGCGTCGGCCGGCGATGTAGCCGAGGGTGGCAAAGATGGCGGTGCCGGCGAAGCCGCCGATGAACGCCATGAATTGGTAAGCGGTGAATGACATTGCTGTGTCTCCCCTGGTGCCCGCCGCGGGCGTGGTGAGTGCTGCGGCGGGCGGGTGTTGGTGATCGTTATTTGCCGAGGGCGAAAGTGCCGATGGTCAGCGGGACGAGCCCACCCACTTCCTGCTCGAGCACGCCCTTGAATTCGCGGGCGATGGACTCGCGCTGGGCCTCCTCACCGACCCAACGCAGCTTGAGCATCGGCGCCTCGCCGCCGGTGATGACGGACAGGCGCAGGCTAATCGTGGAAGCTGCAAGGCCTTCGAACGGTACGGTGACGAAGACGAAGGCAGTCGGCAGGGTTTCCTGGCTCTTGGCCTCGATCTCGTCCA includes the following:
- a CDS encoding DNA cytosine methyltransferase, producing MNELALFAGAGGGILGGHLLGWRTVCAVERDAYAAQVLAQRQNDGCLPAFPIWSDVCSFDGRPWRGLVDVVSGGFPCQDISASGPGTGIEGPRSGLWKQMARIISEVRPPLVELENSPLLVGRGLAVVLGDLTELGYDAQWLCLSARELGAPHTRHRAWLVGRDVSNPLSGNVQRIIGESAYPGGWSDSPSQSFGLLGRARWEEWPAEPRVCRVAHGLAHRVDRNRALGNGQVPRVEAAAFLLLTGQE
- a CDS encoding phosphohydrolase, coding for MSWILTHTGKRFDLLAPRAELISTIDIAHALAHVCRFNGHTRHHYSVAQHSLLVASIVPAEHQLAALLHDATEAYVGDMVRPLKALLHDATEAYVGDMVRPLKALLPDYSEIEHGIWLAVCDRFNIDSTLPTSIYQADMIALATERRDLMPEHAESWPCLAGVKPLPATLPRWTSEHACIQYHGKLLELMHATHRSQALSTWERVDEAHTGAAAPQCM